A window of Apium graveolens cultivar Ventura chromosome 8, ASM990537v1, whole genome shotgun sequence contains these coding sequences:
- the LOC141678660 gene encoding F-box protein CPR1-like isoform X1, whose translation MSKSTSTLPSSTTSDLAQILGDGYLTGTSHLPQELLLEVLLRVPVKPLLRFRCVSKPWCSLIDNTCFGLKHLEKSIECNPDSGIIVREISKSGKGKQYLVDVDSEDEFTAAEIGDSLKTDLSGTSYVGTCNGLVCLWKRNDQTEDDIFLWNPATRKIRKLPRANNIPIPFMLIGSCVVGFGYDHVNDDYKVMRTYDSQIYNILVSVYSLKSNTWTRADTISNEIRIWGDFGVFANGSLYWLTDDNNIFAFDLGVHRHRELSYPAGMDRTGKIAIGLFALKRCLCLINNYPRSRTDFWLMNSNAEENFWTKILSVEQSSIPGFYKQLYPVASSKTGNNILLFVDGDKLMWYDHGKKKVKNVTLNGFPQPADFLVYTESLVQLGSKLCDDFKLDGNQNKMSDFLSKGFKLML comes from the exons CGGAGATGGTTACCTAACTGGAACTTCTCACTTACCCCAAGAGTTGCTTCTGGAAGTACTACTCCGAGTACCAGTTAAGCCTCTACTGCGTTTTAGATGTGTGTCGAAACCATGGTGCTCTCTTATAGATAATACTTGCTTTGGCCTTAAGCATCTTGAGAAAAGTATTGAGTGCAACCCTGATTCTGGTATTATCGTTAGGGAGATTTCGAAAAGTGGAAAAGGAAAACAGTACTTAGTTGATGTGGATTCGGAGGATGAGTTCACTGCTGCAGAAATTGGTGATTCTCTTAAGACCGATCTGTCTGGAACTAGTTACGTCGGTACTTGTAATGGTTTAGTCTGCTTGTGGAAGAGGAATGATCAGACGGAGGATGATATATTTTTGTGGAATCCAGCAACCAGAAAGATTAGAAAACTGCCTAGAGCAAATAATATCCCTATTCCTTTTATGCTTATAGGGTCTTGCGTGGTTGGCTTTGGTTATGATCATGTCAATGATGACTACAAGGTTATGAGGACATATGATAGTCAGATTTATAACATTCTGGTGTCTGTTTACAGCCTCAAAAGCAATACATGGACACGAGCTGATACTATTTCAAATGAAATTCGCATTTGGGGAGATTTTGGTGTTTTTGCAAATGGGTCTTTGTATTGGCTTACGGATGATAACAATATATTTGCTTTTGATCTGGGGGTTCATAGACACAGAGAGCTCTCATATCCTGCTGGTATGGATAGGACTGGTAAAATTGCCATTGGTCTGTTTGCGTTGAAAAGATGTCTTTGCTTGATTAATAATTACCCTCGTTCTCGCACAGATTTTTGGCTAATGAACAGTAACGCTGAGGAAAATTTTTGGACCAAGATTTTGTCAGTGGAACAATCCAGCATACCGGGATTTTATAAGCAACTTTACCCTGTTGCTTCTTCAAAGACTGGGAATAATATTCTTTTATTCGTGGATGGAGATAAACTTATGTGGTATGACCATGGAAAGAAGAAGGTTAAGAATGTCACTCTGAATGGGTTTCCACAGCCAGCTGATTTTCTTGTTTACACTGAGAGTCTAGTTCAGCTCGGTTCTAAGCTCTGTGATGATTTCAAATTGGACGGGAATCAGAACAAGAT GAGCGATTTTCTTTCCAAGGGATTCAAGTTAATGCTGTAA
- the LOC141678660 gene encoding F-box protein CPR1-like isoform X2 codes for MSKSTSTLPSSTTSDLAQILGDGYLTGTSHLPQELLLEVLLRVPVKPLLRFRCVSKPWCSLIDNTCFGLKHLEKSIECNPDSGIIVREISKSGKGKQYLVDVDSEDEFTAAEIGDSLKTDLSGTSYVGTCNGLVCLWKRNDQTEDDIFLWNPATRKIRKLPRANNIPIPFMLIGSCVVGFGYDHVNDDYKVMRTYDSQIYNILVSVYSLKSNTWTRADTISNEIRIWGDFGVFANGSLYWLTDDNNIFAFDLGVHRHRELSYPADFWLMNSNAEENFWTKILSVEQSSIPGFYKQLYPVASSKTGNNILLFVDGDKLMWYDHGKKKVKNVTLNGFPQPADFLVYTESLVQLGSKLCDDFKLDGNQNKMSDFLSKGFKLML; via the exons CGGAGATGGTTACCTAACTGGAACTTCTCACTTACCCCAAGAGTTGCTTCTGGAAGTACTACTCCGAGTACCAGTTAAGCCTCTACTGCGTTTTAGATGTGTGTCGAAACCATGGTGCTCTCTTATAGATAATACTTGCTTTGGCCTTAAGCATCTTGAGAAAAGTATTGAGTGCAACCCTGATTCTGGTATTATCGTTAGGGAGATTTCGAAAAGTGGAAAAGGAAAACAGTACTTAGTTGATGTGGATTCGGAGGATGAGTTCACTGCTGCAGAAATTGGTGATTCTCTTAAGACCGATCTGTCTGGAACTAGTTACGTCGGTACTTGTAATGGTTTAGTCTGCTTGTGGAAGAGGAATGATCAGACGGAGGATGATATATTTTTGTGGAATCCAGCAACCAGAAAGATTAGAAAACTGCCTAGAGCAAATAATATCCCTATTCCTTTTATGCTTATAGGGTCTTGCGTGGTTGGCTTTGGTTATGATCATGTCAATGATGACTACAAGGTTATGAGGACATATGATAGTCAGATTTATAACATTCTGGTGTCTGTTTACAGCCTCAAAAGCAATACATGGACACGAGCTGATACTATTTCAAATGAAATTCGCATTTGGGGAGATTTTGGTGTTTTTGCAAATGGGTCTTTGTATTGGCTTACGGATGATAACAATATATTTGCTTTTGATCTGGGGGTTCATAGACACAGAGAGCTCTCATATCCTGCTG ATTTTTGGCTAATGAACAGTAACGCTGAGGAAAATTTTTGGACCAAGATTTTGTCAGTGGAACAATCCAGCATACCGGGATTTTATAAGCAACTTTACCCTGTTGCTTCTTCAAAGACTGGGAATAATATTCTTTTATTCGTGGATGGAGATAAACTTATGTGGTATGACCATGGAAAGAAGAAGGTTAAGAATGTCACTCTGAATGGGTTTCCACAGCCAGCTGATTTTCTTGTTTACACTGAGAGTCTAGTTCAGCTCGGTTCTAAGCTCTGTGATGATTTCAAATTGGACGGGAATCAGAACAAGAT GAGCGATTTTCTTTCCAAGGGATTCAAGTTAATGCTGTAA